DNA sequence from the Thermodesulfobacteriota bacterium genome:
GTATTGAAATAAAACCTATAAAGCCAGCTCTTCAAGAGATTTTTTCGGAGCTTGAGGAGAAGATTTCAAAAAGAGGAATTTACATATTTGACGCAACAGATGGGGCAGACCTTTCCACAAAAATAGCGACTGTTTTATCGATGTTGGAAATGGTTAAAAGAAAAGTTGCGAGAATCATCCAGTATAGACCCTTTGGAAAAATTATACTAAAAAGGAGAGAGACGCTATGACCAAAAAGAGAGTTGTGCTTCTCATACTTTTTGTATTTCTCGGCACTCTCATTTTGGGTTCGATCCTTGCCAGATTCACGATAAAAAGAATCGGGGTCATAGAGGTGGAAGGGGTGATAACTGACTCAAAGGAGATACTTGAACAGATTGAAAAATTTAGGGAGGATGAAACGATAAAAGGGGTGGTAGTTAGGATAGAGTCTCCTGGTGGCGCCTCCGCATCTTGTCAGGAAATACACGGAGAACTAAAGAAGCTGAGAGAAAAGAAAAAGGTTTTTGTATCAATGGGATCTGTGTGTGCTTCAGGTGGATATTACATTGCGGTTGCAGGTGAAAGGATCTACGCGATGCCATCCACAATAACCGGAAGTATAGGAGTGCTCATGGAGCAGATAGTCATAGAAGATTTGCTAAAAAAAATAGGACTTCAAACGACTACCATAAAGGCTGGAGAATTCAAAGATACTGGCAGCCCTTTTAGGAAAATGAAGGAGGAAGAGAAAATCTATCTCAAAGGAATAATAGACGCAATCCACGAACAGTTCATAGAAGATGTGGCGAAAGGAAGGAACATCCCGATCGACAAGGCAAAAAAGTTAGGTGACGGAAGGATCTTTACTGGAAAGATGGCGAAAGAATACGGACTCGTCGACGAAATAGGCACCTTTTACGACGCTCTCGAAGATCTAAGGGTCGCGCTCAACATAAAAGAAAAACCTGAAATCGTTTACGCCAAAAAGAAGATCTCCATCTTTGAATGGTTGTTGTCCACCTTCTTTGAGGAGTTTATTAAGAAAGGATTAATAAGTGGGGTGGGCTAGTCCCTTTTTAAAAAAATCAAATAACGGAGGTAACCATGGAGATAAAGGCCATTCCGGTCGAAATCCCAGAGGGTGCAAATATCATAATAGGACAGGCCCATTTCATGAAAACCGTGGAGGACTTGTACGAGATTTTAGCTTCATCCTCTCCTTCTTTGAGATTTGGGATTGCATTTTCTGAGGCATCAGGGCCATGCCTTGTACGATGTGAAGGGAACGACGATGAGCTTATAAAGAAAGCTGCAGAGACGAGTCTTTTGATCTCGTGTGGCCACTCTTTCGTAATATACCTTAAAGATGGCTATCCTATAAACGTCTTGAATGCTATAAAGGCTTGCCAGGAGGTATGTCACATTATATGTGCAACAGCGAATCCGCTAAAAATAATTGTAGCTGAGGACGAACAGGGAAGAGGGATAATAGGCGTCATTGATGGTTTTAAACCGAAGGGTGTGGAAAAGGAAGAGGATAGAAAGGCTAGAAAGGAATTTTTAAGGAAGATCAAGTACAAGCTTTAATTTGGGAATCTTATTGATTGTTGGGTCTATCTGTGTTACTTTCAATTACCCAATGGAGGAATTTTACAGAATTTCAAGACTACCTCCCTATATTTTTGGGATCATAAGGGACCTTCTCATAGAAGCGAGAAGGCGAGGGGAAGATATTATCGATTTGGGCATGGGAAATCCGGATATTCCTACTCCTAAGCAGATAGTGGCAAAACTTGTGGAAGCAGCAAAAAATCCTAAAAACCACCGATACTCTGTAACAAAGGGAATTTATAAGTTAAGAGTTGCGATCTCACAATGGTACAAAAGGAAATATAACGTTGATATCGATCCTGAAACTGAGGTAGTGGTGACAATGGGAGCGAAAGAAGGGTTAGGGCACCTTGTCCTTGCAACCATAACTCATGGTGATACTGTGATAGTTCCCAGCCCTGCATATCCGATTCATACTTACTCTGTAGTTATAGCAGGAGGGGATTTAAGGACAATCCCTCTCCTTCCTCTGAATGGTTTCTTCGAAAGGTTAGAAAGTGCAGTTAAATCTCAATGGCCAAAACCGAAGATGGTAATTGTAAGTTTTCCAAATAACCCGACAACTGCCACAGTGGAGATTGACTTCTTCAAAAAACTGGTTGCCTTTGCAAAGGAATACGGCCTTATGGTTGTGCACGATATCGCATATGCCGATATAGTTTTTGATAACTACAGGGCACCTAGTTTTCTGGAAGTAGAAGGCGCAAAAGATGTGGGAGTAGAGTTTTTCTCCCTTTCAAAGAGTTACAGCATGCCAG
Encoded proteins:
- the sppA gene encoding signal peptide peptidase SppA — encoded protein: MTKKRVVLLILFVFLGTLILGSILARFTIKRIGVIEVEGVITDSKEILEQIEKFREDETIKGVVVRIESPGGASASCQEIHGELKKLREKKKVFVSMGSVCASGGYYIAVAGERIYAMPSTITGSIGVLMEQIVIEDLLKKIGLQTTTIKAGEFKDTGSPFRKMKEEEKIYLKGIIDAIHEQFIEDVAKGRNIPIDKAKKLGDGRIFTGKMAKEYGLVDEIGTFYDALEDLRVALNIKEKPEIVYAKKKISIFEWLLSTFFEEFIKKGLISGVG
- a CDS encoding adenosine-specific kinase; the protein is MEIKAIPVEIPEGANIIIGQAHFMKTVEDLYEILASSSPSLRFGIAFSEASGPCLVRCEGNDDELIKKAAETSLLISCGHSFVIYLKDGYPINVLNAIKACQEVCHIICATANPLKIIVAEDEQGRGIIGVIDGFKPKGVEKEEDRKARKEFLRKIKYKL
- a CDS encoding aminotransferase class I/II-fold pyridoxal phosphate-dependent enzyme; translated protein: MEEFYRISRLPPYIFGIIRDLLIEARRRGEDIIDLGMGNPDIPTPKQIVAKLVEAAKNPKNHRYSVTKGIYKLRVAISQWYKRKYNVDIDPETEVVVTMGAKEGLGHLVLATITHGDTVIVPSPAYPIHTYSVVIAGGDLRTIPLLPLNGFFERLESAVKSQWPKPKMVIVSFPNNPTTATVEIDFFKKLVAFAKEYGLMVVHDIAYADIVFDNYRAPSFLEVEGAKDVGVEFFSLSKSYSMPGWRVGFAAGNTKMINALGRIKSYFDYGMFQPIQIASIIALNECDNEVKEIVEKYRRRRDVLCEGLSRYGWIVEKPKATMFVWAKIPEPFREMGSFEFSKLLLKEAKVATSPGIGFGEYGEGYIRFALVENEHRIRQAVKGIRNLLFSARKK